The Mercurialis annua linkage group LG8, ddMerAnnu1.2, whole genome shotgun sequence genome window below encodes:
- the LOC126660470 gene encoding sodium/proton antiporter 1: MASLSFGLNPAHQFKNHSVHLPSSQSGLSSPFLHGLRGSKLHVNGFITKAEHKARGFISIQAKAQPPNSEKQQKEVIPEEGSCDPICSVDETSSQQLEATYQPKTDLVKALAVFAAAGTGAIAINHSWVAANQDLAMVILFGLGYAGIIFEESLAFNKSGVGLLMAVSLWVIRSIGAPSTEIAVSELTRASAEVSEIVFFLLGAMTIVEIVDAHQGFKLVTDNITTRKPRTLLWVVGFVTFFLSSILDNLTSTIVMVSLLRKLVPPSEYRKILGAVVVIAANAGGAWTPIGDVTTTMLWIHGQISTLPTMQNLVLPSAVSLAVPLALMSLTSEVNGKDQGSSDVLASERMAPRGQLVFSVGVGALIFVPVFKALTGLPPYMGMLLGLGVLWILTDAIHYGESERQKLKVPQALSRIDTQGALFFLGILLSVSSLEAAGILRELANYLDAHISNVELVASAIGVVSAIIDNVPLVAATMGMYDLTSFPQDSEFWQLVAFCAGTGGSMLVIGSAAGVAFMGMEKVDFFWYMKKVSGFAFAGYAAGIATYLAVHNLQFSLPTTLAEVPFLSGS; encoded by the exons ATGGCATCTCTTTCATTTGGTCTGAACCCAGCACACCAATTCAAGAATCACTCAGTTCACTTACCATCATCTCAGTCTGGTTTGAGCTCACCATTTTTACATGGATTAAGAGGTTCAAAATTGCATGTTAATGGGTTTATTACTAAAGCTGAACATAAAGCTAGAGGCTTTATTTCTATTCAGGCAAAAGCTCAACCACCCAACTCTGAGAAACAGCAGAAG GAGGTGATACCAGAAGAAGGGTCCTGTGACCCCATATGTTCAGTTGATGAAACAAGTTCACAACAACTTGAAGCCACTTACCAGCCAAAGACTGATCTGGTAAAAGCTCTTGCAGTTTTCGCAGCAGCTGGAACGGGGGCTATAGCAATTAACCATTCATGGGTTGCAGCCAATCAG GATCTTGCTATGGTAATACTCTTTGGATTAGGATATGCAGGCATCATTTTTGAAGAGTCTCTAGCTTTCAATAAAAGTGGAGTAGGATTATTGATGGCTGTTAGCTTATGGGTGATAAGAAGCATTGGG GCCCCTTCTACTGAAATAGCAGTTTCAGAGTTGACACGCGCTTCTGCAGAAGTTAGTGAGATCGTGTTTTTCTTGCTTGGTGCAATGACTATTGTCGAAATTGTTGATGCACATCAAGGTTTTAAGCTGGTCACTGACAATATCACTACTCGAAAGCCACGCACTTTGCTTTGGGTG GTTGGCTTTGTGACATTTTTCCTTAGTTCAATCCTTGACAATTTGACATCTACCATTGTCATGGTTTCACTGTTGAGAAAACTAGTACCTCCATCAGAATACCGCAA GATTCTAGGAGCTGTTGTTGTGATTGCAGCAAATGCAGGTGGAGCATGGACTCCCATCGGTGATGTTACGACTACTATGCTATGGATTCATGGTCAAATATCTACATTGCCCACAATGCAG AATTTGGTATTACCTTCAGCTGTTTCTCTAGCTGTGCCACTGGCTCTTATGTCACTCACAAG CGAAGTTAATGGAAAAGATCAGGGATCTTCCGATGTTTTGGCTTCTGAAAGAATGGCTCCTCGAGGACAGCTTGTTTTCTCCGTGGGTGTCGGAGCTTTAATATTTGTTCCTGTGTTCAAGGCCTTAACGGGATTGCCTCCATACATGGGCATGCTTCTTGGACTCGGAGTTCTTTGGATTCTTACGGATGCTATTCATTATGGTGAATCAGAAAGGCAGAAGTTGAAAGTTCCGCAGGCTTTATCTCGAATTGACACGCAAGGAGCTCTTTTCTTCCTCGGAATCCTTTTGTCTGTCAGCAG CCTTGAGGCGGCAGGGATTCTTCGAGAATTGGCAAATTACCTCGATGCCCATATTTCAAATGTAGAACTTGTTGCAAGTGCAATAGGGGTCGTATCAGCGATTATAGATAACGTACCGTTGGTTGCAGCAACAATGGGAATGTATGATCTCACCTCATTTCCTCAGGATTCAGAATTTTGGCAGTTAGTTGCCTTCTGCGCTGGGACGGGCGGTTCCATGCTAGTAATAGGTTCTGCTGCCGGAGTTGCATTTATGGGGATGGAGAAGGTGGATTTCTTTTGGTACATGAAAAAG GTGAGCGGTTTTGCATTTGCCGGTTATGCTGCTGGTATTGCAACTTACTTAGCAGTCCATAACCTTCAATTCTCTTTACCCACAACGCTAGCTGAAGTTCCATTCCTCTCGGGCTCATAA